One Cytophagia bacterium CHB2 genomic region harbors:
- a CDS encoding di-trans,poly-cis-decaprenylcistransferase — protein MHTAIIMDGNGRWAQARSLPRIAGHRAGAEALRPIVEAAPNLGIRCLTVYAFSSDNWQRPGPEVSALMQLLRAYLNSETSKCVAEGVRLSIIGRRDRLSPSLCLAIAQAEAATASGRVLHFRIAVDYSSRDSIMRAAQGCAQTGEISSQRFAHALGAAVHEAAPAPNVDLLIRTGGEQRLSDFLLWECAYAELVFLKIMWPDFKPSDLEAAVNEFCRRERRFGGLPETITASRVARTALKPRMSLAEKTSF, from the coding sequence ATGCACACTGCAATTATTATGGATGGCAACGGCCGTTGGGCGCAAGCGCGAAGCCTGCCTCGCATTGCCGGCCATCGCGCCGGCGCCGAAGCCCTGCGACCCATTGTCGAAGCCGCGCCAAATCTGGGGATCCGGTGCCTGACGGTTTACGCCTTCTCCTCGGATAACTGGCAGCGCCCCGGCCCTGAAGTCTCCGCGCTAATGCAACTCTTGCGCGCCTATCTCAACTCGGAAACCTCGAAGTGTGTTGCCGAGGGCGTGCGTCTTTCGATTATTGGCAGGCGGGATCGTCTCTCACCCTCATTGTGCCTGGCGATCGCGCAGGCTGAAGCAGCCACGGCATCCGGTCGCGTGCTGCATTTTCGCATTGCAGTCGATTACTCCTCCCGGGATTCGATTATGCGGGCGGCGCAGGGCTGCGCGCAAACCGGAGAAATCTCGTCACAGCGATTTGCGCACGCACTCGGCGCTGCGGTTCACGAGGCTGCTCCCGCGCCCAATGTCGATCTTCTCATCCGCACCGGCGGCGAACAGCGGTTGAGTGATTTTTTGCTGTGGGAATGCGCCTATGCCGAGCTGGTTTTTTTGAAGATCATGTGGCCGGATTTCAAACCATCGGATCTCGAGGCTGCTGTGAACGAGTTTTGCCGGCGCGAACGCCGTTTCGGAGGCCTTCCTGAAACGATCACCGCTTCCCGCGTTGCCCGGACAGCTCTCAAACCGAGAATGAGCCTTGCTGAAAAAACGTCTTTCTAA